A window of Planctomycetota bacterium contains these coding sequences:
- a CDS encoding beta-ketoacyl-[acyl-carrier-protein] synthase family protein gives MPETAARRVVVTGMGVVCPFGLAPADLHAGLRGGHSAVVPIESFDTGGLPLHHGAEARQFTGEIDNFGPLEVETKKAIRKGLKVMCRESQMAVAAAQRALYASGLAAGGAEPDRFGCVFGSDYMLTLPGDFTSGIARCRGADGRFSFGRWADDGMPLLNPLWLLKYLPNMPASHIAIYNDLRGPSNSITIREASGHLAVGEATMTIQRGAADVMLAGATGTRIHPMKTVHALQSEQVATGTDDPTGWSRPFDRLRRGMVLGEGAAVLVLEELGHARARGATIHGEVLGHAARQASDRLALGLRRPALAMAMRRALEAAGLEPGGLGHVHAHGLSTVGSDRDEAEALAEVCGPRLSDIPVVAAKANFGNLGAASGLVETIASLEALREGTLFPLRNSTAPDPACPIRPAVAGDRAGRTFMSSSVTPQGQAAAVVIGLLERA, from the coding sequence ATGCCGGAGACCGCAGCCCGCCGAGTCGTCGTCACCGGGATGGGGGTCGTCTGTCCGTTCGGGCTCGCCCCCGCCGACCTCCATGCCGGGCTCCGCGGGGGGCACAGCGCCGTCGTCCCGATCGAGTCGTTCGACACCGGCGGCCTGCCCCTCCACCATGGCGCCGAGGCCCGCCAGTTCACCGGGGAGATCGACAACTTCGGCCCCCTCGAAGTGGAGACCAAGAAGGCGATCCGCAAGGGCCTCAAGGTGATGTGCCGGGAGAGCCAGATGGCGGTCGCGGCGGCCCAGCGGGCGCTGTACGCCTCCGGCCTCGCCGCCGGCGGGGCCGAGCCGGACCGGTTCGGCTGCGTGTTCGGCTCCGACTACATGCTCACGCTCCCCGGGGACTTCACCTCCGGGATCGCGCGCTGCCGTGGGGCCGACGGCCGGTTCTCCTTCGGGCGCTGGGCCGATGACGGCATGCCGCTGCTCAATCCGCTGTGGCTGCTCAAGTACCTCCCCAACATGCCGGCCAGCCACATCGCGATCTACAACGACCTCCGCGGGCCGAGCAACTCGATCACGATCCGCGAGGCCAGTGGCCATCTCGCGGTCGGTGAGGCGACGATGACGATCCAGCGCGGTGCCGCCGACGTGATGCTCGCCGGTGCCACCGGCACGCGCATCCACCCGATGAAGACCGTCCACGCCCTGCAGTCGGAGCAGGTCGCGACGGGGACCGACGATCCCACCGGGTGGAGCCGGCCGTTCGACCGGCTGCGGCGGGGGATGGTGCTCGGCGAGGGGGCGGCGGTGCTGGTCCTCGAGGAGCTCGGCCACGCCCGGGCGCGGGGTGCGACGATCCACGGCGAGGTGCTTGGCCACGCGGCGCGGCAAGCGAGCGATCGCCTCGCCCTCGGCCTGCGGCGGCCGGCGCTGGCGATGGCGATGCGCCGGGCCCTCGAGGCTGCCGGTCTCGAGCCCGGTGGGCTCGGGCATGTCCACGCGCACGGCTTGAGTACGGTGGGGTCGGATCGCGATGAAGCCGAAGCGCTGGCCGAGGTCTGCGGCCCCCGCCTAAGCGATATACCGGTCGTCGCGGCGAAAGCCAACTTCGGCAATCTCGGCGCCGCCAGCGGATTGGTGGAGACGATCGCCAGCCTCGAGGCGCTCCGCGAGGGAACGCTCTTTCCGCTTCGCAACTCCACCGCGCCGGATCCGGCCTGCCCGATTCGTCCGGCGGTGGCCGGCGATCGTGCGGGGCGCACGTTCATGTCCTCGTCGGTCACGCCCCAGGGGCAGGCGGCGGCGGTGGTGATCGGGTTGCTCGAGCGCGCCTGA
- the nusA gene encoding transcription termination factor NusA: MKPEEILRIVDAIHRDKNIDKEIVFLAIEQALVTALQRQYGEESQIVIAIDRDDGRLTGTRDGADIDTQELSGRIGAQTAKQVIIQKIREAERDALHDEFEEQVGQMVSGVVTRFEGATATVQLGNTEAILPRSEQIPGESFHPNERIRGTIFEVRKVGSRVKIILSRIRPQLVLRLFEQEIPEIADGVIEIRAIAREPGYRSKVAVISSDNRVDCVGACVGVRGNRIKNIVEELGGERIDIVRWSDDLQVLVPNALQPAEVDEVILCQMLGRGIVLVQEDQLSLAIGRRGQNVRLASKLCGWDIEIMTREELDQQIERAVSGFSSIEGMEESVAEKLVGEGFLSYDDLSVIEPADLMEMGGLAEESVDAIVAEAERRAAVAEMAAADERRKQREQERVDRAATESQGADAAATVDADSAAADGGGGDAEPAAASGDGGGGLADGVADSPVVPGADRGQ, from the coding sequence ATGAAGCCTGAAGAAATCCTCCGCATCGTCGACGCGATCCATCGCGACAAGAACATCGACAAAGAGATCGTCTTCCTGGCGATCGAGCAGGCCCTCGTCACGGCGCTGCAGCGTCAGTACGGCGAGGAGTCGCAGATCGTCATCGCCATCGACCGCGACGACGGCCGGCTGACCGGAACCCGCGACGGCGCCGACATCGACACCCAGGAATTGTCGGGTCGGATCGGTGCCCAGACGGCGAAGCAGGTGATCATCCAGAAGATCCGCGAGGCCGAGCGCGACGCCCTGCACGACGAGTTCGAGGAGCAGGTCGGGCAGATGGTGTCGGGCGTCGTCACCCGGTTCGAGGGGGCGACGGCGACCGTCCAGCTCGGCAACACCGAGGCGATCCTCCCGCGCAGCGAGCAGATCCCCGGGGAGTCGTTCCATCCCAACGAGCGGATCCGGGGGACGATCTTCGAGGTTCGGAAGGTCGGCAGTCGGGTGAAGATCATCCTCTCGCGGATCCGTCCCCAACTCGTTCTCCGGCTGTTCGAACAGGAAATCCCCGAGATCGCCGACGGCGTCATCGAGATCCGGGCGATCGCACGCGAGCCCGGCTACCGCAGCAAGGTAGCCGTGATCAGCTCCGACAACCGCGTCGACTGCGTCGGTGCCTGCGTCGGGGTTCGCGGCAACCGGATCAAGAACATCGTCGAGGAGCTCGGCGGCGAACGGATCGACATCGTCCGCTGGAGCGACGACCTCCAGGTCCTCGTGCCCAACGCGCTGCAGCCGGCCGAGGTCGACGAGGTGATCCTCTGCCAGATGCTCGGCCGGGGGATCGTCCTGGTCCAGGAAGACCAACTGTCCCTGGCGATCGGCCGCCGCGGGCAGAACGTCCGCCTCGCGAGCAAACTGTGCGGCTGGGACATCGAAATCATGACCCGCGAGGAGCTCGACCAGCAGATCGAGCGGGCCGTGAGCGGCTTCTCGTCGATCGAGGGGATGGAGGAGTCGGTGGCCGAGAAGCTCGTCGGCGAGGGCTTCCTGTCGTACGACGACCTGTCGGTGATCGAGCCGGCTGACCTGATGGAGATGGGTGGCCTGGCGGAGGAGTCGGTGGACGCGATCGTCGCCGAGGCCGAACGCCGTGCCGCCGTCGCCGAGATGGCCGCCGCCGACGAACGCCGGAAGCAGCGGGAGCAGGAGCGGGTCGACCGGGCCGCCACGGAGAGCCAGGGTGCCGATGCCGCGGCGACGGTCGACGCCGACTCGGCGGCGGCCGACGGGGGCGGCGGCGATGCCGAGCCTGCGGCGGCGTCTGGCGACGGAGGGGGTGGCCTCGCTGACGGCGTGGCCGATTCGCCGGTCGTGCCCGGTGCGGATCGCGGCCAGTGA
- the infB gene encoding translation initiation factor IF-2: MAVRIYTLANQLKLDSKELVEMCTRAGIHDKGSALASLTDEEVVKLKEFMAARSRPPERPAAGSARPSIGAPVRPSIAAPVRPAPPLRPAAAKPPAPSRADAEAPDGAEGGAGTAAAPVEPAGGAAVPRPAPVPTRPGVVAERAPLGGAVRPSTGGAGQSGTARPAGPGDAPPEAPQPPTAAPPEPAPAPRTSGPLRKEDYIAPGGVAARGRPGEPPPRPEPRPRTIGSRTGEAKPVPRPAFKLAPVPAAGKTTIVPRAPQEPAAQKPDVKLPLDAIRSAKAGGAKPLADHMRKHEQRQAEIARQRTTGGVAPRGGARGGAGPMPVPPPLESGVRPRRTPSKAGGVGGKSDDLLGGREARQLNRKRVTDSRDDDDGGGRRRRSSRARRGAAVSTAAPRKTNASIQVPCTVRGLSEAIGLPASEVLKKLLSLAPTAIPSMSTMLDRDTVELLAVELGVSLDLKTAEDLEQELLAGFDAVDEDPVLRMPRAPIVTFLGHVDHGKTSLLDRILGIDVAKRESGGITQHIRAYGVKHSGRAITFVDTPGHEAFTQMRARGANVTDCAVLVVAADDGVMPQTEEAISHAKAANVPIVVCINKIDLPGTDVQRIYQQLATADLLPTEWGGETEVVKTSALNGEGVDDLLDTLLTIAELHDLRANPDRLAAGVCLDASIHEGKGVMACLLVQKGTLRVGDAVVCGEASGTVKALQPTLGKRRQQTVGPAEPILMSGFDVAPGAGERFQVVESIARAREVALKRAAIRRQSTLVSAPVHVTLENLLEKLGSQKTPTLNLILRADVRGSIEAILKELQKLDHPEVKIRILQATVGGVSEADVQLADASDAVIIAFNVVPDERARSLAEERGVQIRRYEIIYQMTDDLKSALEGMLAPEKRETELGRAVVQRTFSISRIGVIAGCRVIGGVISRNGRLRIIRDGRVIGDYGIESLKREKDDAREVRDGLECGIKLQGFNDVKEGDFLECYRIEEVARTLS; the protein is encoded by the coding sequence GTGGCGGTTCGGATTTACACGCTGGCCAACCAGTTGAAGCTCGACAGCAAAGAGCTGGTCGAGATGTGCACGCGCGCCGGGATCCATGACAAAGGATCCGCGCTCGCGAGTCTGACCGACGAGGAAGTCGTCAAGCTCAAGGAATTCATGGCCGCCCGTTCGCGGCCTCCCGAGCGGCCCGCCGCGGGATCCGCGCGGCCGTCGATCGGGGCTCCTGTCCGGCCGTCGATTGCGGCGCCGGTGCGGCCGGCTCCGCCGCTGCGCCCCGCGGCAGCGAAGCCCCCGGCCCCGAGCCGAGCCGACGCCGAAGCACCGGACGGTGCCGAGGGGGGTGCAGGCACCGCGGCAGCGCCCGTCGAGCCGGCGGGAGGCGCGGCGGTGCCGCGGCCGGCGCCAGTGCCCACGCGCCCCGGCGTCGTCGCGGAGCGCGCCCCGCTCGGTGGCGCGGTGCGACCGTCCACGGGGGGCGCCGGTCAGTCAGGGACGGCACGTCCAGCCGGCCCGGGAGATGCTCCGCCCGAGGCTCCCCAACCCCCGACGGCCGCTCCTCCGGAACCCGCTCCTGCCCCGCGGACGAGCGGGCCGTTGCGGAAAGAAGACTACATCGCCCCTGGTGGTGTCGCGGCCCGTGGGCGGCCCGGTGAGCCGCCGCCGCGTCCCGAACCGCGCCCGCGCACGATCGGCAGCCGCACCGGTGAAGCCAAGCCGGTGCCGCGGCCCGCGTTCAAGCTGGCGCCGGTGCCGGCGGCCGGCAAGACCACGATCGTGCCGCGCGCTCCCCAGGAGCCGGCCGCACAGAAGCCGGATGTGAAGCTACCCCTCGACGCGATCCGCAGTGCGAAGGCCGGCGGTGCGAAGCCGCTCGCCGATCACATGCGCAAGCATGAGCAGCGGCAGGCCGAGATCGCGCGGCAGCGGACCACCGGCGGCGTCGCGCCGCGTGGCGGAGCCCGTGGGGGAGCCGGGCCGATGCCCGTGCCCCCGCCGCTGGAGTCGGGTGTCCGCCCCCGGCGGACGCCTTCCAAGGCCGGCGGTGTCGGCGGCAAGTCGGACGACCTGCTCGGCGGGCGCGAAGCACGGCAACTCAACCGCAAGCGGGTCACCGATTCGCGCGACGACGACGACGGCGGAGGCCGGCGGCGCCGTTCCTCGCGAGCGCGGCGCGGGGCAGCCGTGTCGACCGCCGCCCCACGGAAGACCAACGCCTCGATCCAGGTGCCGTGCACGGTGCGTGGCCTCTCCGAGGCGATCGGCCTGCCGGCCAGCGAAGTCCTCAAGAAGCTCCTCTCCCTCGCACCGACGGCGATCCCGAGCATGAGCACGATGCTCGACAGGGATACCGTCGAATTGCTGGCGGTCGAACTCGGGGTCTCCCTCGACCTCAAGACCGCGGAGGATCTCGAGCAGGAGTTGCTCGCCGGTTTCGATGCCGTCGACGAAGACCCGGTGCTGCGGATGCCGCGGGCCCCGATCGTGACCTTCCTCGGCCACGTCGACCACGGCAAGACGTCGCTCCTCGATCGGATCCTCGGCATCGACGTCGCCAAGCGCGAGAGCGGGGGGATCACCCAGCACATCCGTGCCTACGGGGTCAAGCATTCCGGGCGGGCGATCACGTTCGTCGACACCCCCGGTCACGAGGCCTTCACGCAGATGCGGGCCCGCGGGGCCAACGTCACCGACTGCGCGGTCCTCGTCGTCGCCGCCGACGACGGCGTCATGCCGCAGACCGAGGAGGCGATCAGCCACGCCAAGGCGGCCAACGTCCCGATCGTCGTGTGCATCAACAAGATCGATCTTCCCGGGACCGACGTGCAGCGGATCTACCAGCAGCTCGCGACGGCCGACCTCCTGCCGACGGAGTGGGGGGGCGAGACGGAAGTGGTCAAGACCAGCGCCCTCAACGGCGAGGGGGTGGACGACCTCCTCGACACGCTGCTGACGATCGCCGAACTTCACGACCTGCGTGCCAACCCCGATCGCCTCGCGGCGGGCGTCTGCCTCGACGCCTCGATCCACGAGGGCAAGGGAGTGATGGCCTGCCTGCTCGTCCAGAAGGGGACGTTGCGGGTCGGCGACGCCGTCGTCTGCGGCGAGGCCAGCGGCACCGTCAAGGCCCTGCAACCGACGCTCGGCAAGCGCCGCCAGCAGACGGTCGGCCCCGCCGAGCCGATCCTGATGAGCGGTTTCGACGTCGCCCCGGGGGCCGGTGAGCGGTTTCAGGTCGTGGAGTCGATCGCCCGGGCCCGCGAGGTCGCGCTCAAGCGGGCCGCGATCCGCCGGCAGTCGACGCTCGTCAGTGCGCCGGTGCACGTGACCCTGGAAAACCTCCTCGAAAAGCTCGGTTCCCAGAAGACGCCGACGCTCAACCTGATCCTCCGCGCCGACGTCCGCGGCTCGATCGAGGCGATCCTCAAGGAGCTGCAGAAGCTCGACCACCCGGAGGTCAAGATCCGCATCCTCCAAGCCACCGTCGGTGGTGTCAGCGAGGCGGACGTGCAGCTGGCCGATGCCTCCGACGCGGTGATCATCGCGTTCAACGTCGTCCCCGACGAGCGCGCCCGGTCGTTGGCCGAGGAGCGTGGCGTGCAGATTCGCCGCTACGAGATCATCTACCAGATGACCGACGATCTGAAGAGCGCGCTGGAGGGGATGCTCGCCCCCGAGAAGCGCGAGACGGAGCTCGGCCGCGCGGTCGTGCAGCGCACCTTCTCGATCAGTCGGATCGGGGTGATCGCGGGCTGCCGGGTGATCGGCGGCGTGATCTCACGCAATGGCCGGCTGCGGATCATCCGCGACGGTCGCGTGATCGGCGACTATGGCATCGAGTCGCTGAAGCGGGAGAAGGACGACGCCCGCGAGGTCCGGGACGGCCTCGAGTGCGGCATCAAGCTGCAGGGCTTCAATGACGTCAAGGAGGGTGATTTCCTCGAGTGCTACCGGATCGAGGAAGTCGCGCGGACGTTGTCGTGA
- the rbfA gene encoding 30S ribosome-binding factor RbfA — MSTRRLLKAAEAVREVVSIAILTQVRDPRVRDVTVTGVEMAPDMRSATVRVSVMGSPAQEALALRGLASSAGFLQSLIASRIETRYTPRLRFEIDGGVKKSIEMARILAEVLPPAGRDADAEPGNDASDPEDHGGGSTPLPPAMQQEQP; from the coding sequence GTGAGCACGCGGCGGCTTCTCAAGGCGGCAGAGGCGGTCCGGGAGGTGGTCAGCATTGCCATCCTCACGCAGGTCCGTGATCCACGCGTTCGCGACGTCACCGTGACCGGCGTCGAGATGGCGCCCGACATGCGCTCGGCGACCGTCCGCGTGTCGGTGATGGGGAGCCCGGCGCAGGAGGCGCTGGCGCTGCGCGGGCTGGCGAGCTCGGCCGGTTTCCTCCAGTCGTTGATCGCCAGCCGGATCGAGACGCGGTACACCCCCCGGCTGCGGTTCGAAATCGACGGCGGGGTGAAGAAGTCGATCGAGATGGCGCGGATTCTCGCCGAGGTCCTTCCTCCCGCCGGCCGCGACGCCGACGCGGAGCCCGGCAACGACGCGTCAGATCCGGAGGACCACGGCGGCGGATCGACACCGCTTCCGCCGGCCATGCAGCAGGAGCAGCCATGA
- a CDS encoding YebC/PmpR family DNA-binding transcriptional regulator: MAGHSHWANIARKKSLIDAKRGKLWSKLAKAIIVAAKHGGADPDANLRLRYAIDAAKAVSMPKDNIQRAIRTGTGELKGGNLEESIYEGYAAGGVAVLCEILTDNKNRTAPEIRKIFEMCDGKLGATGCVAYLFQRKGVVRVAQGAVTEERLVELTLDAGADDVKLAGDRWEITCEPAAITGVLDALRAAGLEPEPGGIVRLPTTTVSVDDVDVARKVLALLERLDDHDDVQSVAANFSIPDEALAQLG, translated from the coding sequence ATGGCCGGTCATTCTCATTGGGCGAACATCGCCCGCAAGAAGTCGCTGATCGACGCGAAGCGCGGCAAGCTGTGGAGCAAGCTCGCCAAGGCGATCATCGTCGCCGCCAAGCACGGCGGTGCCGATCCCGATGCCAATCTCCGGTTGCGGTATGCGATCGACGCCGCCAAGGCGGTCAGCATGCCCAAGGACAACATCCAGCGGGCGATCCGCACCGGCACCGGTGAGCTCAAGGGAGGCAACCTTGAGGAGTCGATCTACGAGGGGTATGCCGCCGGCGGCGTGGCGGTGCTGTGCGAGATCCTCACCGACAACAAGAACCGGACCGCCCCCGAGATCCGCAAGATCTTCGAGATGTGCGACGGCAAGCTCGGAGCCACCGGCTGCGTGGCCTACCTGTTTCAGCGGAAGGGGGTCGTCCGCGTGGCGCAGGGGGCAGTGACCGAGGAGCGGCTCGTCGAGTTGACCCTCGACGCCGGCGCCGACGACGTCAAGCTCGCCGGCGATCGGTGGGAGATCACCTGCGAACCGGCGGCGATCACCGGCGTGCTCGACGCCCTCCGCGCCGCCGGCCTCGAACCCGAGCCGGGGGGCATCGTCCGGCTGCCGACGACGACCGTCTCGGTCGACGACGTCGACGTCGCCCGCAAGGTGCTCGCCCTGCTCGAGCGGCTCGACGACCACGACGACGTGCAGAGCGTCGCCGCCAATTTCAGCATCCCCGACGAAGCCCTCGCCCAGTTGGGCTGA
- a CDS encoding DUF1573 domain-containing protein, translated as MRERPRPTRVAAMALRKPSSLAVALAAVVCGIGFGTGTAALVSRLQPWRVGEFDPLGEGVRVAETSARVSVDVTTHAFGTIALGNEGEHAFVIRNVGQAPLVLSKGASSCSCTVMDFDSRQGGNDEAEKSIAPGGSEKVRLKWRGKADGPFRQQATVLTNDPGRPEVVFVVEGAVVPSWRAVPSTLVISRATSGSGERATADLFTFGDTAPEVVSTALLNSATERFFKVGVEPLPAETIAAEKGATGGVRLVVDVLPETEIGLVKQTARVVLRTAEELAVEVPIEVSVSGALSLAGAGWDPDRQALALGTVSGKTGGRWALFMAAKGPHRQAVRPVVREVVPASLAVTIGEAVPIGNGNVMRIPITIELPAGSAPAVNNCTKQAPGGRIVLETGHPESPTMSIKVCVAITP; from the coding sequence ATGAGGGAGCGACCCCGGCCCACACGGGTAGCTGCAATGGCACTGCGGAAACCGTCCTCGTTGGCCGTCGCCCTGGCGGCCGTAGTCTGCGGCATCGGCTTCGGCACCGGTACCGCCGCGCTCGTCTCCCGGCTCCAGCCCTGGCGCGTCGGAGAGTTCGACCCGCTCGGCGAAGGTGTCCGCGTCGCGGAGACCAGCGCGCGCGTTTCCGTCGACGTGACGACGCACGCCTTCGGTACGATCGCCCTGGGCAACGAAGGGGAGCACGCGTTCGTCATCCGCAACGTCGGCCAGGCCCCGCTCGTCCTCAGCAAAGGGGCCTCGTCCTGCTCCTGCACGGTGATGGATTTCGACTCCCGTCAGGGGGGCAACGACGAGGCCGAGAAGTCGATTGCACCGGGGGGATCGGAGAAGGTCCGTCTGAAGTGGCGCGGCAAGGCCGACGGTCCGTTCCGTCAGCAGGCGACCGTGCTGACCAACGACCCCGGCCGCCCCGAGGTGGTGTTCGTGGTCGAAGGGGCGGTGGTCCCGTCGTGGCGGGCCGTGCCCTCGACGCTCGTGATCTCGCGGGCGACGTCGGGGAGCGGCGAGCGGGCGACCGCCGATCTGTTCACGTTCGGCGACACGGCGCCCGAGGTCGTCTCCACGGCGCTCCTCAATTCGGCGACCGAGCGGTTCTTCAAGGTCGGCGTCGAGCCGCTGCCTGCCGAGACGATCGCCGCCGAGAAGGGTGCCACCGGCGGGGTGCGGCTGGTGGTCGACGTCCTTCCCGAGACCGAGATCGGCTTGGTCAAACAGACCGCGCGCGTCGTGCTCCGCACAGCGGAGGAACTGGCCGTCGAGGTTCCGATCGAGGTCTCCGTATCGGGGGCGCTGAGCCTCGCCGGGGCGGGGTGGGACCCGGATCGCCAGGCGCTCGCCCTGGGAACGGTCTCCGGCAAGACGGGTGGACGCTGGGCCCTGTTCATGGCCGCGAAGGGGCCGCACCGTCAGGCCGTCCGCCCCGTCGTCCGCGAGGTCGTGCCGGCCTCGTTGGCGGTGACGATCGGGGAAGCGGTGCCGATCGGCAACGGCAACGTGATGCGGATCCCGATCACCATCGAACTGCCCGCCGGCAGCGCACCGGCGGTCAACAACTGCACCAAGCAGGCCCCCGGGGGAAGAATCGTCCTCGAAACGGGGCATCCGGAGTCCCCGACGATGTCGATCAAGGTGTGTGTGGCGATCACCCCCTGA
- a CDS encoding proline--tRNA ligase: MPDHAISPTRRDDYPEWYQQVVRAADLAEQSPVRGCMVIKPHGYAIWERMQGVLDRAFKATGHQNAYFPLFIPVSYLEQEAKHVAGFAKECAVVTHHRLELSADGRLVPAGKLEEPLVVRPTSETIIGAMYAKWIQSWRDLPVLINQWANVVRWEMRPRVFLRTAEFLWQEGHTAHATAAEAVEETLRILGIYAAFAREHLAMPVLEGPKPAAERFPGAVETYSIEAMMQDGRALQAGTSHFLGQNFARAQEIKFADTTGAEAYCWTTSWGVSTRLIGALVMTHSDDDGLVLPPRIAPTQIVLLPIHRTDEERARVLEACRGLEATLGAVRYGDEPIRVRTDARDMRGGDKVWQHIKQGVPVRVEIGPRDLAAGAVSVSRRDRGPRERVALPLESFPAAAPALLEEIQRGLYDRALAFREARTVRVADRAELVARFADEGATGEGQGGFVITHVADTPEVAAVCDPLKVTVRCIPMDGPDDPGRCIITGQPVQRPSVLARAY, from the coding sequence ATGCCCGACCATGCGATCAGCCCGACCCGGCGCGACGACTATCCCGAGTGGTACCAGCAGGTCGTCCGCGCCGCCGACCTCGCCGAACAGTCGCCGGTGCGCGGCTGCATGGTGATCAAGCCGCACGGCTACGCGATCTGGGAGCGGATGCAGGGCGTGCTCGACCGGGCGTTCAAGGCCACCGGCCACCAAAACGCCTATTTCCCGCTGTTCATCCCGGTCAGCTACCTCGAGCAGGAGGCGAAGCACGTCGCCGGATTCGCCAAGGAATGCGCCGTCGTCACCCACCACCGCCTCGAGTTGTCTGCCGACGGCCGGCTCGTACCGGCCGGCAAGCTCGAAGAGCCGCTCGTCGTCCGCCCGACCAGCGAGACGATCATCGGGGCGATGTACGCCAAGTGGATCCAGTCGTGGCGCGACCTTCCCGTGCTCATCAATCAATGGGCCAACGTCGTCCGGTGGGAGATGCGCCCGCGCGTCTTCCTCCGCACCGCCGAGTTCCTCTGGCAGGAGGGGCACACGGCCCACGCCACCGCCGCCGAGGCGGTCGAGGAGACGTTGCGGATCCTCGGCATCTACGCCGCGTTCGCCCGTGAGCACCTCGCGATGCCGGTCCTCGAGGGACCGAAGCCGGCCGCCGAGCGCTTTCCCGGGGCGGTCGAGACCTATTCGATCGAGGCGATGATGCAGGACGGCCGCGCGCTGCAGGCGGGGACATCGCACTTCCTCGGGCAGAACTTCGCCCGCGCCCAGGAGATCAAGTTCGCCGACACGACCGGCGCCGAGGCCTACTGCTGGACGACGTCGTGGGGCGTGTCGACGCGGCTCATCGGCGCCCTGGTGATGACCCACTCCGACGACGACGGGCTCGTGTTGCCGCCGCGGATCGCACCGACGCAGATCGTCCTCCTGCCGATCCACCGCACCGACGAGGAGCGGGCCCGGGTCCTCGAGGCATGCCGGGGCCTCGAGGCGACGCTCGGCGCCGTCCGCTACGGCGACGAGCCGATCCGCGTCCGCACCGACGCCCGCGACATGCGCGGCGGCGACAAGGTGTGGCAGCACATCAAGCAGGGGGTGCCGGTGCGCGTCGAGATCGGCCCGCGCGACCTCGCCGCCGGCGCCGTGAGTGTGTCGCGCCGCGACCGGGGGCCGCGTGAGCGGGTGGCGCTGCCGTTGGAATCGTTCCCGGCGGCGGCCCCGGCGCTGCTCGAGGAGATCCAGCGCGGCCTGTACGACCGGGCGCTGGCGTTTCGCGAGGCGCGGACGGTGCGCGTCGCCGACCGGGCCGAGCTCGTCGCGCGGTTTGCCGACGAAGGGGCGACGGGAGAGGGGCAGGGGGGGTTCGTGATCACCCATGTCGCCGACACCCCGGAGGTCGCGGCGGTGTGCGATCCCCTCAAGGTCACCGTCCGCTGCATCCCGATGGACGGCCCCGACGATCCGGGGCGCTGCATCATCACCGGCCAGCCGGTGCAGCGGCCGAGCGTCCTCGCCCGCGCCTACTGA
- a CDS encoding HD domain-containing protein: MSELPAQGSVDQVFLATHKQLRPNRNGQLFLQVELADRSGSITGRLWNASTTDNDAFEDGDYVRVEGATQLYAGNLQIIISAIARVDPRTVDEREFAVLGPGDVEALDGELAALLATVPPGDLADLVAEFRADSQLMATFRRSPAGVKQHHAHVGGLLLHVVTLLRLVDRVAPLYPAVDRDLLLVGAFIHDIGKTVELESERGCSYTDVGQLVGHVVLGVEILEEKIQGVQERTGREFDPATATRLKHMVVSHHGEYEYGAPRLPMTLEAILLHQLDALDARVAGVTQLLEGGAALDGGWTPFQQQLGRKFFKGRG, encoded by the coding sequence GTGAGCGAATTGCCCGCCCAGGGCAGCGTCGACCAGGTGTTTCTCGCCACGCACAAGCAGCTCCGGCCCAACCGCAACGGGCAGTTGTTCCTCCAGGTGGAACTGGCCGACCGGAGCGGCTCGATCACCGGACGATTGTGGAACGCCTCGACCACCGACAACGACGCCTTCGAAGACGGCGACTACGTCCGCGTCGAAGGGGCGACGCAGCTCTACGCCGGCAACCTCCAGATCATCATCAGCGCGATCGCCCGAGTCGATCCGCGCACCGTCGACGAGCGGGAGTTCGCCGTCCTCGGCCCCGGCGACGTCGAGGCGCTCGACGGCGAGCTGGCGGCGCTGCTGGCGACGGTCCCCCCGGGGGACCTGGCCGATCTGGTCGCCGAGTTCCGCGCCGACTCCCAGCTGATGGCGACCTTCCGGCGCAGCCCGGCGGGCGTCAAGCAGCACCATGCCCACGTCGGCGGCCTGCTCCTCCACGTGGTCACGCTTTTGCGGCTGGTCGATCGGGTGGCGCCGCTCTACCCGGCCGTCGACCGCGACCTGCTCCTCGTCGGGGCGTTCATCCACGACATCGGCAAGACGGTGGAGCTGGAGAGCGAGCGCGGCTGCTCGTACACCGACGTCGGGCAACTCGTCGGCCACGTCGTCCTCGGCGTGGAGATCCTCGAGGAGAAGATCCAGGGGGTGCAGGAGCGCACCGGCCGCGAGTTCGACCCGGCGACGGCGACGCGCCTCAAGCACATGGTCGTCAGCCATCACGGCGAATACGAATACGGCGCCCCGCGGTTGCCGATGACCCTCGAGGCGATCCTCCTCCATCAGCTCGACGCCCTCGACGCCCGCGTCGCCGGCGTGACCCAGCTCCTCGAGGGCGGGGCGGCGCTCGACGGCGGGTGGACGCCGTTCCAGCAGCAGCTCGGCCGGAAGTTCTTCAAGGGGCGCGGCTGA